Proteins encoded together in one Glandiceps talaboti chromosome 11, keGlaTala1.1, whole genome shotgun sequence window:
- the LOC144442330 gene encoding tryptophanase-like isoform X1 → MYRSCKLPTATMTEIDKRFPAFEPYRVKSVEKIKTTTREERVEILEKAKYNPFHIKAADIMIDLLTDSGTSAMSTEQWSALMRGEESYAGSPSYYRFESAVKKITGFKEILPTHQGRAAEDILFTNIIQPGDIAISNGFFDTTWAHVANNGAIALNLPSFSKETLFTDVKFKGDISIEKLIDRLAVDSSRVCFVILTVTNNIGGGQPVSMANIKATAAVCRRYKVKLYFDACRYAENAFFIKKYEDGYQNKSVIEIAQEMFSYAEGCTMSAKKDGLANIGGFLALRDTELANECRQDLILKEGYPTYGGLSGRDLECIAVGLMEALDEEYLQYRIGQVEYLGKLLTDAGIRIVSPTGGHAVYVDATSVLPHIPPLQYPGVALCGALFKEGGIRAFEIGSLLLGKQPDGTEAPAEYELVRLCIPRRVYTRSHMRYIAAVHRYIKENSHLFSGLQISWEAKRLRHFTIELEPVKEEKKQPNTTAQTELGSLATNVQEGITVV, encoded by the exons TTGCAAGTTACCCACCGCCACCATGACTGAGATCGACAAAAGGTTCCCGGCTTTTGAGCCATATCGCGTAAAATCTGTGGAAAAGATTAAAACGACTACCCGTGAAGAACGAGTGGAAATTTTAGAAAAGGCGAAGTACAACCCGTTCCATATCAAAGCTGCAGATATTATGATCGATTTGTTAACGGACTCTGGGACTTCGGCGATGAGCACTGAACAGTGGTCAGCTCTAATGAGAG GTGAAGAAAGTTACGCCGGGTCACCAAGCTACTATAGATTTGAGTCCGCAGTTAAGAAAATCACGGGGTTTAAGGAGATACTACCAACTCACCAGGGTCGAGCAGCCGAAGATATTCTATTCACGAACATCATACAGCCGGGAGATATAGCCATCAGTAATGGGTTCTTCGATACCACTTGGGCACACGTGGCTAATAATGGAGCGATAGCGTTGAATCTGCCTTCTTTCTCCAAAGAGACTCTATTCACTGACGTCAAATTCAAAGGCGACATCAGTATCGAAAAACTGATAGACAGACTCGCAGTTGATAGCAGTCGTGTCTGTTTTGTCATCCTCACGGTCACCAACAACATTGGAGGTGGACAGCCAGTGAGTATGGCCAATATCAAGGCCACGGCTGCTGTTTGCAGGCGCTACAAGGTCAAGTTGTACTTCGATGCATGTCGCTACGCTGAAAATGCTTTTTTCATCAAGAAGTATGAAGAtggttatcaaaataaaagcgtAATTGAAATCGCCCAAGAAATGTTCAGTTATGCAGAGGGTTGTACTATGTCAGCAAAGAAAGATGGATTGGCTAACATCGGTGGTTTTCTAGCTCTACGTGACACCGAACTGGCAAATGAGTGTCGCCAGGATCTGATCTTGAAGGAGGGCTACCCAACGTACGGTGGTCTATCAGGGCGTGACTTGGAGTGTATAGCTGTTGGTCTAATGGAAGCTCTCGATGAGGAGTACCTGCAGTACCGCATAGGACAAGTGGAATACCTGGGCAAACTTTTAACCGATGCTGGTATCCGTATCGTGAGTCCAACAGGTGGTCACGCGGTGTACGTTGACGCAACCTCCGTTCTCCctcacatcccaccactgcagTATCCCGGCGTCGCGTTATGTGGTGCCCTTTTCAAGGAAGGCGGTATACGAGCATTCGAGATCGGATCACTTTTACTCGGTAAACAACCCGATGGTACGGAAGCTCCAGCTGAATATGAGCTCGTGCGTCTGTGCATACCACGCAGAGTTTATACGAGATCACACATGCGTTATATCGCTGCCGTTCACAGATACATCAAGGAGAATTCGCACTTGTTCTCCGGGCTGCAAATCTCTTGGGAGGCGAAACGACTACGTCATTTTACGATAGAGTTAGAACCAGTGAAGGAAGAGAAAAAACAACCAAATACAACCGCACAGACAGAACTTGGAAGTTTAGCTACCAATGTACAGGAGGGTATCACGGTAGTATAA
- the LOC144442330 gene encoding tryptophanase-like isoform X2, protein MTEIDKRFPAFEPYRVKSVEKIKTTTREERVEILEKAKYNPFHIKAADIMIDLLTDSGTSAMSTEQWSALMRGEESYAGSPSYYRFESAVKKITGFKEILPTHQGRAAEDILFTNIIQPGDIAISNGFFDTTWAHVANNGAIALNLPSFSKETLFTDVKFKGDISIEKLIDRLAVDSSRVCFVILTVTNNIGGGQPVSMANIKATAAVCRRYKVKLYFDACRYAENAFFIKKYEDGYQNKSVIEIAQEMFSYAEGCTMSAKKDGLANIGGFLALRDTELANECRQDLILKEGYPTYGGLSGRDLECIAVGLMEALDEEYLQYRIGQVEYLGKLLTDAGIRIVSPTGGHAVYVDATSVLPHIPPLQYPGVALCGALFKEGGIRAFEIGSLLLGKQPDGTEAPAEYELVRLCIPRRVYTRSHMRYIAAVHRYIKENSHLFSGLQISWEAKRLRHFTIELEPVKEEKKQPNTTAQTELGSLATNVQEGITVV, encoded by the exons ATGACTGAGATCGACAAAAGGTTCCCGGCTTTTGAGCCATATCGCGTAAAATCTGTGGAAAAGATTAAAACGACTACCCGTGAAGAACGAGTGGAAATTTTAGAAAAGGCGAAGTACAACCCGTTCCATATCAAAGCTGCAGATATTATGATCGATTTGTTAACGGACTCTGGGACTTCGGCGATGAGCACTGAACAGTGGTCAGCTCTAATGAGAG GTGAAGAAAGTTACGCCGGGTCACCAAGCTACTATAGATTTGAGTCCGCAGTTAAGAAAATCACGGGGTTTAAGGAGATACTACCAACTCACCAGGGTCGAGCAGCCGAAGATATTCTATTCACGAACATCATACAGCCGGGAGATATAGCCATCAGTAATGGGTTCTTCGATACCACTTGGGCACACGTGGCTAATAATGGAGCGATAGCGTTGAATCTGCCTTCTTTCTCCAAAGAGACTCTATTCACTGACGTCAAATTCAAAGGCGACATCAGTATCGAAAAACTGATAGACAGACTCGCAGTTGATAGCAGTCGTGTCTGTTTTGTCATCCTCACGGTCACCAACAACATTGGAGGTGGACAGCCAGTGAGTATGGCCAATATCAAGGCCACGGCTGCTGTTTGCAGGCGCTACAAGGTCAAGTTGTACTTCGATGCATGTCGCTACGCTGAAAATGCTTTTTTCATCAAGAAGTATGAAGAtggttatcaaaataaaagcgtAATTGAAATCGCCCAAGAAATGTTCAGTTATGCAGAGGGTTGTACTATGTCAGCAAAGAAAGATGGATTGGCTAACATCGGTGGTTTTCTAGCTCTACGTGACACCGAACTGGCAAATGAGTGTCGCCAGGATCTGATCTTGAAGGAGGGCTACCCAACGTACGGTGGTCTATCAGGGCGTGACTTGGAGTGTATAGCTGTTGGTCTAATGGAAGCTCTCGATGAGGAGTACCTGCAGTACCGCATAGGACAAGTGGAATACCTGGGCAAACTTTTAACCGATGCTGGTATCCGTATCGTGAGTCCAACAGGTGGTCACGCGGTGTACGTTGACGCAACCTCCGTTCTCCctcacatcccaccactgcagTATCCCGGCGTCGCGTTATGTGGTGCCCTTTTCAAGGAAGGCGGTATACGAGCATTCGAGATCGGATCACTTTTACTCGGTAAACAACCCGATGGTACGGAAGCTCCAGCTGAATATGAGCTCGTGCGTCTGTGCATACCACGCAGAGTTTATACGAGATCACACATGCGTTATATCGCTGCCGTTCACAGATACATCAAGGAGAATTCGCACTTGTTCTCCGGGCTGCAAATCTCTTGGGAGGCGAAACGACTACGTCATTTTACGATAGAGTTAGAACCAGTGAAGGAAGAGAAAAAACAACCAAATACAACCGCACAGACAGAACTTGGAAGTTTAGCTACCAATGTACAGGAGGGTATCACGGTAGTATAA